From the genome of Bos taurus isolate L1 Dominette 01449 registration number 42190680 breed Hereford chromosome 2, ARS-UCD2.0, whole genome shotgun sequence, one region includes:
- the NBL1 gene encoding neuroblastoma suppressor of tumorigenicity 1 isoform X1, protein MLRVLVGAVLPVMVLAAPPPINKLALFPDKSAWCEAKNITQIVGHSGCEAKSIQNRACLGQCFSYSVPNTFPQSTEALVHCDSCMPAQSMWEIVTLECPGHEEVPRVDKLVEKILHCSCQACGKEPSHEGLSVYVQGEDAQGAQPGAHPHPHPGGQTPEPEDPPGAPHAEEEGAED, encoded by the exons ATGCTGCGGGTCCTGGTGGGGGCTGTCCTGCCCGTCATGGTCCTGGCTGCGCCTCCGCCCATCAATAAGCTGGCCCTGTTCCCAGATAAGAGCGCGTGGTGTGAGGCGAAGAACATCACCCAGATCGTGGGCCACAGCGGCTGTGAGGCGAAGTCCATCCAGAACAG GGCCTGCCTGGGACAGTGCTTCAGCTACAGCGTCCCCAACACCTTCCCACAGTCGACCGAGGCCCTGGTGCACTGTGACTCCTGCATGCCGGCCCAGTCCATGTGGGAGATC GTGACCTTGGAGTGCCCCGGCCACGAGGAGGTGCCCCGGGTGGACAAGCTGGTGGAGAAGATTCTGCACTGCAGCTGCCAGGCGTGCGGCAAGGAGCCCAGCCACGAGGGGCTGAGCGTCTATGTGCAGGGCGAGGACGCGCAGGGGGCCCAGCCCggcgcccacccccacccccaccccggtgGGCAGACCCCTGAGCCTGAGGACCCCCCTGGGGCCCCCCACGCCGAGGAGGAGGGGGCTGAGGACTGA